Genomic window (Streptomyces sp. NBC_01431):
ACCCCCACTTTCAAGGGGCGCGAGGACCTGCGCGCTCAACCACGCACGCCCCGCAGCCAACATCGGGCCCCTTCAAGGGGCGCGGGGAACTGCGCGACCAACCACGCACGGTCCGCTGCCAACACCCCACCCCACCCACCCACCCACCCAAGGGGCGCGAGGAACTGCGCGCTCAACCACGCACGGTCCGCACCCCGAAACGGGGTTGAGGGGCGCGGGGAACTGCGCGAACGACCACGCACGACCCGCAGCCAACATCCCACCCCACCCCACCGAGGGCAGCCCGCACCCGACGACCCGACGACCCGCACCCCCCGCGGAGCGCCTAGTCGACGTTGACCGGCCCATCCCCCTTGCCCGAACCACGCTCGGCGTTGCCGGAGAGCAGACCGGGCAGCGAGAGCTGCCGGTCGCTCTTGTCGCCACGCGGCTCAGACCCGCTCAGGTTCTGCCGGACGGAGTCGAGAATCGTCAGCCCCTGCCCGACAAGCCCCGCCGCGATCTCGCCCAAGCCATCCGCCCCGTTGAGCACGTTGACGTTCGCCCCCGCGAGGCCCCCCGCGGCCTCCTTCACGATCTGCGGCAGCTGGTCGATCAGCATCCGGTCGAGCGCCACCCGGTCGTACGACGCGGCGGCCTCGGCCTGGATCTTCATCCGCTCCGCCTCCGCGATCGCGAGGACCTTGATGCGCTCGGCCTCGGCCTGCGCGGGCTTGACGATCTCGGCGACCAGCTGCTGCTGGCGGAGCTCGGCCGCGCGCTGGGCCAGCTCGGTCTGCGCGGCGAGCACCTCCTGCTGGGCGTGCGCCTGCGCGAGCGGACCGGCCTGGGCCGCGTGGGCCTGGGCCCGGTCGACCTCGGCGGAGTACTCGGCCTTGACGACCGCGGTCTGGCGGGCGTACTCGGCCTGGTTGCGCGCGGCCACCTGCTCCGCCTCCACCGAGGCCTGGGTGGCCTGCGCCTGCGCGATCTGGGCCTGGCGCTGGATGGCCGCCTTGTGCGGCGCGGACATCGCGTCGATGTAGCCGACGTC
Coding sequences:
- a CDS encoding flotillin family protein; the protein is MFGYRVPAPDEAMLISGGRRGLGGAPFRVVTGHGKFVLPIFRKTRFLTLSMCEAEVTETCVTRQGIALHVRAVIAFKVGNDNESIVNAGQRFLSDQDQMSVLTGRIFAGHLRSIIGSMTVEEIVTERQKLAAEVLETSKTEMAKIGLIVDSLQIQSIDDGDVGYIDAMSAPHKAAIQRQAQIAQAQATQASVEAEQVAARNQAEYARQTAVVKAEYSAEVDRAQAHAAQAGPLAQAHAQQEVLAAQTELAQRAAELRQQQLVAEIVKPAQAEAERIKVLAIAEAERMKIQAEAAASYDRVALDRMLIDQLPQIVKEAAGGLAGANVNVLNGADGLGEIAAGLVGQGLTILDSVRQNLSGSEPRGDKSDRQLSLPGLLSGNAERGSGKGDGPVNVD